A genome region from Thermococcus gorgonarius includes the following:
- a CDS encoding alkaline phosphatase family protein — MKNKKVVVIGLDGANKTTAKLVGVDTQLHDFISTIPPYTPPSWTSILTGVNPAKHGIIGWQKVSKLSGKVSLATSRDVKYPRLTEILEEANLKSILINLPMTYPFNGIRKKENTIIVSDWAAPKQAIYPEELEKKYSEYLIDPPHEWSKHKKSEYPKRVKEYTETRMGLYYDLLERQDWNLYFIVFSEIDWFSHIFPQILEGNDTHIVAPTFRLIKKFIETAQAVSDVMFIVSDHGFEVKNKIFYVNEALSEKGFIKYRKSKAKLVKIAKRTLPKKILNRITEKTKISSSAVNYVAQNASAFMVEPATWGVYVRNMGKKKEIMKALSEYEEVFDVLEFGMVHKGPYLKNMPELIVIPEKGVEFSHELGKGPMEKTYKGDHEIHGVFSAYGKHIKEDIKFEKLPRVYDIVPTVLHVFGLPIPNDTDGRVLREIFEENSEFALSMSKRIPMD; from the coding sequence ATGAAAAACAAAAAAGTAGTTGTAATAGGCCTCGATGGTGCAAACAAAACAACCGCAAAGTTAGTTGGAGTAGACACTCAACTTCATGATTTTATTTCAACAATCCCACCGTATACACCACCATCATGGACATCCATTCTAACAGGAGTCAATCCAGCAAAACATGGAATAATAGGGTGGCAGAAGGTATCTAAGTTAAGTGGGAAAGTAAGTTTAGCAACCTCGCGGGACGTGAAATATCCCCGACTCACAGAGATTCTTGAGGAAGCCAATTTAAAGAGCATTCTAATAAACCTGCCAATGACGTACCCATTTAATGGAATACGAAAAAAAGAGAACACAATTATAGTTTCTGATTGGGCTGCTCCAAAACAGGCCATATATCCAGAAGAGCTTGAGAAAAAATATTCAGAGTATTTAATTGACCCTCCTCACGAGTGGTCAAAACACAAAAAGAGCGAGTATCCGAAGCGTGTTAAGGAATATACCGAAACTAGGATGGGTCTATACTACGATTTACTGGAGCGTCAGGATTGGAATCTGTATTTTATAGTCTTCAGCGAGATAGACTGGTTCTCTCATATCTTTCCCCAGATCTTGGAGGGTAATGATACCCACATTGTCGCTCCTACTTTTAGACTTATTAAAAAGTTCATAGAAACTGCACAGGCAGTCTCCGACGTCATGTTTATCGTCAGTGATCATGGCTTTGAAGTGAAAAATAAAATCTTCTACGTAAATGAAGCTCTATCTGAAAAGGGATTTATAAAATACAGGAAATCTAAGGCCAAGTTAGTTAAAATTGCTAAGAGAACTCTACCCAAAAAAATATTAAACAGGATAACAGAGAAAACAAAGATATCATCAAGCGCTGTGAATTATGTAGCACAAAATGCCAGTGCGTTTATGGTAGAACCAGCAACCTGGGGGGTTTATGTGAGGAACATGGGCAAAAAGAAGGAGATAATGAAGGCTCTAAGCGAGTATGAAGAGGTGTTTGATGTCCTTGAATTTGGCATGGTCCACAAAGGCCCATACTTGAAAAATATGCCCGAGCTCATCGTAATTCCCGAGAAAGGGGTTGAGTTTTCCCATGAACTGGGAAAAGGGCCTATGGAGAAAACTTACAAGGGAGATCATGAGATTCACGGTGTCTTTTCAGCTTATGGTAAACACATAAAGGAAGACATAAAGTTCGAGAAGCTTCCGAGGGTTTACGATATAGTCCCAACAGTCCTTCACGTATTTGGGTTGCCAATTCCAAATGATACAGATGGGAGAGTGTTGAGGGAGATCTTCGAGGAGAACTCAGAATTCGCTTTAAGTATGTCTAAAAGGATTCCAATGGATTAA
- a CDS encoding sulfotransferase family protein — MVEQIFIGGTGRSGTTILGRILSYHKDIFVFPFETRFIVDPDGLITLALSLSEYWDQYKSDLAIKRFRQLMSKLYPSSVNYKLRLGLYLILPKLHISPPEYTYAMARQWRGEEFFSYARAPFSPFISRTEYFRRLDEFINTLIVREFEGFWLGTPSFRFRPRIYVTKRFKRDEIFRISRNYVNSLFQPILRKYNKKIWADHTPTNILHASLLCEMFPDCKIIHIHRDLRDVVASYLTKHWGGNTVEDATHTIKFILEKWEEEKQKLDTDKYLEISLEELVQNKEKTLSKLSEFLNIEFDENMLKVDLSRSNLGRWKRDLTDEEAKFVERTLNEFMELYGYL, encoded by the coding sequence ATGGTCGAACAGATCTTCATTGGTGGAACTGGGCGAAGTGGAACAACGATACTAGGACGAATACTATCATATCATAAAGATATTTTTGTATTTCCCTTTGAGACGAGGTTTATTGTGGACCCAGATGGGCTTATAACTCTGGCTCTTTCGCTTTCTGAGTACTGGGACCAATACAAGTCTGATTTGGCTATAAAGAGGTTTAGACAACTGATGAGTAAACTTTATCCGAGCTCAGTTAATTATAAGCTCCGACTAGGACTATACCTCATATTACCCAAATTACATATTTCCCCGCCTGAGTATACTTATGCGATGGCTCGCCAATGGAGGGGAGAAGAATTTTTTAGTTATGCCCGTGCACCGTTTTCTCCATTCATATCTAGAACTGAATATTTTAGACGTTTAGACGAATTTATCAATACTTTAATAGTTAGGGAATTTGAGGGATTTTGGTTGGGTACTCCCTCATTTAGGTTCAGGCCTAGGATATACGTGACCAAGAGGTTCAAAAGAGATGAGATATTTAGAATTTCAAGGAATTATGTAAATTCTTTATTTCAGCCTATTCTTAGAAAGTATAATAAGAAAATATGGGCTGATCACACTCCAACAAATATTCTCCATGCATCATTGCTCTGTGAAATGTTCCCTGATTGTAAGATCATCCATATTCATCGTGATCTCCGGGATGTTGTTGCCTCTTACTTGACGAAACATTGGGGAGGCAACACTGTTGAAGACGCGACACATACCATAAAATTCATCCTTGAAAAATGGGAAGAAGAAAAACAAAAGTTAGACACTGATAAATATCTAGAGATCTCCTTGGAAGAGTTAGTACAAAATAAGGAAAAAACTCTGAGTAAACTCTCGGAATTCTTAAATATTGAATTTGATGAAAACATGCTCAAGGTAGATTTAAGTAGGAGTAATTTAGGAAGATGGAAAAGAGATCTTACAGATGAGGAAGCTAAATTTGTTGAAAGGACACTGAATGAGTTCATGGAGTTATATGGATATCTATAA
- a CDS encoding glycosyltransferase, with amino-acid sequence MQVQKDLNVLVIAHRYDAFIKELVDVTSRYVARVDVLIHYNPLSEISNYFSGILYFEHLKRFTKQNLVNTKRRPPNVRVHLIPVIYLLPDGRNKELGDKLAKKFEEYIVKNKIQFDIIHAHFTYPQGYAAVKLGQKFNVPVIITLHENGPHLNSILSNLKDKAIYTWKNADKLVRVTKRDIPLFIQYGADPSKIINIPNGYNPEKYYLIPSETAREKLQLEKNAKIIFNLARLYPEKGHKYLIDAMSLVLKKRQDVYCYVGGTGPLKGELEKKINKQNLGDHIRLLGYVPGDQVNYWMNAADIFVLPSLSEGNPTVMFEALGVGLPFVGTAVGGVPEIITSEDYGLLCPPADPECLAKKILIALEKEWDREKIRTYAEQFKWQHISKKYVELYYKVLTQYGGW; translated from the coding sequence ATGCAGGTACAAAAAGACCTAAATGTCTTGGTAATCGCCCATCGGTATGATGCATTTATAAAAGAACTTGTGGATGTCACAAGCAGATATGTAGCTAGAGTGGATGTTTTAATCCACTATAACCCTCTTTCGGAAATCTCTAATTATTTTAGTGGTATTTTGTATTTTGAACACCTGAAGAGATTTACAAAGCAGAACTTAGTTAATACTAAAAGGAGACCTCCAAATGTTAGAGTTCACCTAATACCGGTTATTTATCTGTTACCAGATGGAAGAAACAAAGAGTTGGGCGATAAATTAGCTAAGAAATTCGAAGAATATATTGTAAAGAATAAGATACAATTTGACATAATACATGCCCATTTCACTTATCCTCAGGGGTATGCAGCAGTGAAGCTTGGCCAGAAATTCAATGTACCCGTGATTATAACCCTCCACGAGAATGGTCCTCACTTGAACTCTATCCTTAGTAACCTAAAGGATAAGGCTATTTACACATGGAAAAATGCAGACAAACTTGTCCGCGTAACTAAACGTGATATTCCCCTCTTCATTCAATATGGTGCAGATCCAAGTAAAATCATCAACATTCCAAATGGTTATAATCCAGAGAAGTATTATCTTATCCCCAGCGAAACAGCAAGAGAAAAGTTACAACTCGAAAAGAACGCCAAGATTATCTTTAACCTTGCTAGGCTGTATCCGGAGAAGGGCCATAAATATCTCATTGACGCTATGTCATTAGTACTCAAGAAGAGGCAGGATGTATATTGTTACGTTGGAGGGACAGGTCCTTTAAAGGGAGAATTGGAAAAGAAAATCAATAAGCAGAATCTTGGTGATCATATTAGACTTCTTGGATACGTGCCCGGAGATCAAGTAAACTACTGGATGAATGCCGCTGATATTTTCGTCCTGCCGAGTTTGAGTGAGGGCAATCCCACAGTGATGTTTGAAGCGTTAGGTGTTGGCTTGCCTTTCGTTGGCACTGCTGTGGGGGGAGTTCCCGAGATAATAACTTCAGAAGACTATGGCTTACTGTGCCCACCTGCTGACCCAGAATGTCTAGCCAAAAAAATTTTAATAGCCCTTGAAAAGGAATGGGACAGGGAGAAGATAAGGACATATGCGGAACAATTCAAATGGCAACATATTAGTAAGAAGTACGTTGAGTTGTATTATAAGGTGCTAACTCAGTATGGAGGATGGTAA
- a CDS encoding glycosyltransferase: MHDKKPPVLMFLSKALYPESRTKQKIQSLVQRGFKVYVLQLDREGRFDNLNVLNRVFVRNITLLRSRSFGKIKYALNAVLFQVIEFLYGAYLVKKYGCLIVHANDFNTLFGAYLLKKVFPNNIMLIYDAYELTPFVYSDWYSENLGKLVYGVETKLVRYVDYILVPSYPVGVYFEIISNDKPIIHLYNFPSSKLIPSVSKQQARAFLNLPRDKVIITYVGSMRVGIALEEFLEAIRLIKKRKLKKKLHFVIIGHGPLSNFVKKFIKENNLEDITTFKSMIPREEIFMYLKASDYSYIILQGENMKIATPWKLSESLACGAIPIVNEGTYAAKLLRKIGTGIIIKNFDPLHLADLFEELGNSTNNYYRHNIDPKVFTWERQEKEFIRVHEEGEVLCRYKKT, from the coding sequence ATGCATGATAAAAAACCTCCTGTGCTGATGTTCCTTTCTAAGGCTTTGTATCCTGAGAGTAGAACAAAACAGAAAATTCAAAGCTTAGTACAACGAGGCTTTAAAGTGTACGTGTTACAATTAGATCGAGAGGGCAGATTTGATAATTTGAATGTCTTAAATCGAGTGTTTGTTAGGAATATAACTTTATTACGCTCTAGAAGTTTTGGTAAAATAAAATATGCTTTAAACGCTGTCTTGTTTCAGGTTATTGAATTTTTATATGGGGCATATCTTGTTAAAAAGTATGGATGTTTAATCGTCCATGCAAATGATTTCAACACACTATTTGGGGCTTACCTCCTAAAAAAGGTTTTCCCCAATAATATTATGCTGATCTATGATGCATATGAGCTAACACCTTTTGTGTACTCTGATTGGTATTCAGAGAACCTTGGAAAGCTTGTGTATGGAGTTGAAACAAAACTCGTGAGGTATGTGGATTACATACTAGTCCCAAGTTACCCGGTAGGGGTTTATTTTGAAATTATCTCAAACGATAAGCCTATAATTCATCTTTACAATTTTCCAAGTTCTAAACTAATACCTTCAGTAAGTAAGCAACAAGCAAGAGCATTTTTAAACCTGCCAAGAGATAAGGTCATAATCACTTATGTGGGTAGTATGAGGGTTGGAATCGCCTTGGAGGAATTTTTAGAAGCAATTAGGCTTATTAAAAAAAGAAAGCTTAAAAAGAAGTTACATTTTGTCATAATTGGTCATGGCCCATTAAGCAATTTTGTTAAAAAATTCATTAAAGAAAATAACTTGGAGGATATAACAACGTTTAAAAGCATGATCCCTAGAGAGGAAATCTTTATGTATCTTAAGGCGTCTGATTATTCTTACATAATTCTCCAAGGAGAGAATATGAAAATTGCAACCCCATGGAAACTCTCAGAAAGCCTTGCATGTGGTGCTATTCCTATTGTCAATGAGGGTACTTATGCTGCGAAACTTCTTAGGAAGATTGGGACAGGGATTATTATTAAAAATTTTGATCCTCTGCACTTGGCAGATTTATTTGAAGAACTAGGTAATAGTACTAATAATTATTATAGACATAACATAGATCCCAAGGTATTTACTTGGGAGAGACAAGAAAAAGAATTTATAAGGGTGCATGAGGAGGGAGAAGTATTATGCAGGTACAAAAAGACCTAA
- a CDS encoding acyltransferase — MKEPRYAIIKDVERGEGSRIYDQVNLYKCKIGKNTKIDAFVYIEEGVEIGDNVKVRPFTFIPSGVKIEDDVFIGPNVVFTNDKYPRVRGKWRELKTVVKKGASIGAGAVIGPGVTIGKYALVGAGSVVTRDVPDYAIVVGNPARIVGYVTDERFKKKVKEFLENGPGELKGEDSEWPWP; from the coding sequence ATGAAGGAGCCAAGATATGCTATCATTAAGGACGTTGAGAGAGGAGAAGGGTCAAGAATATACGATCAAGTAAACCTATATAAGTGCAAGATCGGCAAGAATACTAAGATAGACGCCTTCGTTTATATTGAAGAGGGGGTTGAAATAGGGGATAACGTGAAGGTGAGACCCTTTACTTTCATTCCCTCGGGGGTTAAGATTGAAGACGATGTCTTTATAGGCCCGAACGTCGTTTTCACTAACGACAAGTATCCGAGAGTCAGAGGAAAATGGAGGGAGCTGAAGACAGTGGTGAAGAAAGGTGCGAGCATTGGGGCAGGGGCTGTCATTGGCCCTGGGGTTACCATTGGCAAATACGCTCTGGTTGGCGCAGGGAGTGTTGTCACAAGGGATGTTCCCGACTATGCGATAGTTGTCGGTAATCCAGCCAGAATTGTCGGTTATGTAACAGACGAGAGATTTAAAAAGAAAGTTAAGGAGTTCTTGGAGAACGGCCCTGGAGAGCTAAAAGGAGAAGACAGTGAGTGGCCATGGCCATGA